In Bdellovibrionales bacterium, the following proteins share a genomic window:
- a CDS encoding CBS domain-containing protein: protein MENRNVLKVPVDEFTSPSPITVGPKTPALEVVGVLHKNGIRHIPVVENDIPLGIISERDLRVLSTVKELSLVTAEQVMVTDPFTVSPETPLDQVVYEMSDRKIGSAIVQDESGRIVGIFTNTDALNALVEILRGVLPETIDASDGEPHKSH, encoded by the coding sequence ATGGAAAATCGCAACGTCCTCAAAGTTCCAGTAGATGAATTTACCAGTCCAAGCCCGATCACCGTGGGACCAAAAACTCCAGCGCTAGAGGTTGTTGGCGTTCTCCATAAAAATGGAATTCGCCATATTCCTGTCGTTGAAAATGACATCCCTCTCGGGATCATCAGCGAGCGCGACCTCCGAGTGCTGAGTACGGTAAAGGAACTTTCTTTGGTCACCGCGGAACAGGTGATGGTCACAGATCCCTTCACGGTCTCTCCAGAGACGCCCCTCGACCAGGTCGTTTACGAAATGTCCGATCGAAAAATTGGATCAGCCATCGTCCAGGACGAATCAGGCCGAATTGTTGGTATATTTACTAACACTGACGCTCTCAACGCCCTCGTAGAGATATTGCGTGGCGTTTTGCCCGAGACGATTGACGCCTCTGACGGAGAGCCGCACAAAAGTCATTGA
- a CDS encoding DUF1761 domain-containing protein yields MTQPNLIINFFAIGACVVAGMVFGFLWYGPIFGRIWAKGMGMPIEYKPDSKTLTRAMMLQVIGLFLISYVLAHSGQVWRPSVWGLGADEGSNLMWALMSAFFTWIGFYIPMRFSKVAWENRPWSVFFINTSHDFILLLIFSTILAYWR; encoded by the coding sequence ATGACGCAACCAAATCTAATAATTAACTTTTTCGCTATCGGAGCTTGCGTCGTCGCTGGAATGGTTTTTGGATTTCTCTGGTATGGACCAATTTTTGGAAGAATATGGGCAAAAGGAATGGGAATGCCCATTGAGTACAAGCCAGATTCAAAGACCCTGACGAGAGCCATGATGTTACAAGTCATCGGGCTATTTCTAATTTCCTATGTTTTGGCTCATTCCGGACAAGTGTGGAGACCGTCCGTATGGGGCTTAGGTGCAGATGAAGGGTCAAATCTCATGTGGGCATTGATGTCCGCATTTTTTACGTGGATTGGTTTCTACATTCCGATGCGATTCAGTAAGGTCGCGTGGGAAAACCGTCCCTGGAGCGTCTTCTTTATAAATACCTCGCACGATTTTATTCTTCTTTTGATTTTTAGTACGATACTCGCGTACTGGCGATAG
- a CDS encoding DUF3552 domain-containing protein produces MELIIGLFLCSFIAGVGTTWLIRRWVIRREIQEAQIEANEILSEAESIGQEIQRETEGRCEEFAHQAQDKFEKEIRKAEDLNGKLDSQVRERESRLQKSLNSREDVFQRKSSSLGNQKALIAQRQQKFDQLKTERDRILQDYRKLLSEHSSVSPETLIEELRTSLIQAEQRRAAQMADLIESEARTEAEKSARYFLNVALNRFARPYCEERGIGLVYFPNADSRQKVVGENRANLNALEKICGVDISINEEFNSASCLGFDPVRRELARASMEKLIHERSVSEKRIEEIVAKTKKDLFKAIRQDGIRVAKELGMKDFHPEIINMLGALRYRYSFSQNQHFHCAEVGWLCGLLSSEIGNNQSLGRRAGLLHDIGKSMDHSMEGGHAVIGADFIQKNGESQEIVHAVRAHHFDEQPQTDLAYLVIAADAVSGARPGARRSTVDSYNQKMADLQNIGNSFPGVTSTYILSAGREVRVVVDSGRVDDFTALDLSKKIAQKIEEECSYPGQIRVTVVRESQAVEYAR; encoded by the coding sequence ATGGAACTGATAATTGGCTTATTCCTCTGCTCGTTTATTGCAGGCGTTGGCACAACCTGGCTGATTCGCCGGTGGGTGATTCGACGTGAGATACAAGAGGCTCAAATTGAAGCGAATGAAATTCTCTCCGAGGCAGAGTCTATAGGTCAAGAAATTCAACGAGAAACCGAAGGTCGATGTGAAGAGTTCGCTCACCAAGCCCAGGACAAATTTGAAAAGGAGATCCGTAAAGCCGAGGATCTCAATGGTAAACTGGACTCGCAGGTGCGAGAGCGCGAAAGCCGCTTGCAAAAGAGTTTGAATTCACGAGAGGACGTGTTTCAAAGAAAGTCCAGTAGCCTCGGCAATCAGAAGGCTCTTATTGCGCAACGCCAACAAAAGTTCGACCAACTAAAAACTGAAAGAGATCGGATTCTTCAAGATTATCGAAAATTGCTCTCTGAACACTCTTCTGTCAGCCCAGAAACTCTCATTGAGGAGCTTCGCACAAGCCTTATTCAAGCCGAACAGCGTCGGGCTGCTCAAATGGCCGATCTGATCGAAAGCGAAGCCCGAACCGAAGCAGAAAAATCCGCTCGGTATTTTCTCAATGTTGCGCTCAACCGCTTTGCGCGGCCTTATTGTGAAGAACGCGGAATAGGTCTTGTCTACTTTCCAAATGCAGACTCCAGACAAAAGGTCGTAGGAGAAAATCGCGCAAATTTAAACGCTCTCGAAAAAATCTGTGGAGTTGATATCTCCATCAATGAGGAATTTAACTCTGCCTCCTGTCTGGGCTTTGATCCAGTCAGAAGAGAACTCGCCCGCGCCAGCATGGAAAAGCTCATCCACGAAAGATCAGTGAGTGAAAAGCGCATTGAAGAGATTGTTGCAAAAACAAAGAAGGATCTATTTAAAGCGATTCGGCAAGATGGAATTAGAGTCGCCAAGGAGCTGGGGATGAAGGATTTTCATCCTGAGATAATCAATATGTTGGGGGCTCTGCGATATCGTTATTCTTTTTCCCAGAATCAACATTTTCACTGCGCAGAAGTGGGCTGGCTTTGTGGTCTTCTCAGTTCTGAAATTGGAAACAACCAGTCTCTTGGTCGTCGGGCCGGGCTTCTCCATGACATCGGCAAGTCCATGGATCATAGCATGGAGGGAGGTCATGCAGTCATTGGTGCGGATTTCATTCAGAAAAATGGCGAAAGCCAAGAGATCGTCCATGCCGTCAGGGCCCACCATTTTGATGAGCAGCCTCAAACTGATTTGGCCTACTTGGTTATTGCAGCTGATGCCGTCAGCGGAGCCAGACCAGGTGCACGAAGATCAACCGTTGACTCTTACAACCAAAAAATGGCTGACTTACAAAATATAGGCAACAGCTTTCCGGGCGTTACAAGTACTTATATTCTCAGTGCCGGCCGCGAGGTGAGGGTCGTGGTTGACAGTGGCCGCGTAGATGACTTCACGGCTCTTGATCTGAGCAAAAAAATTGCACAGAAAATTGAGGAAGAGTGTTCTTACCCGGGTCAAATTCGCGTGACTGTGGTCCGTGAATCGCAAGCAGTCGAATACGCTCGCTAG
- a CDS encoding RimK family protein, with protein sequence MKNLVVVNNVADWKIGKADFDLVSAKDYLTDQKYQDSKRYRVYNLCRRYSYCSFGYYVSLLAQARGHRPLPSVSTILDLKQAGMIRHGSDELEDLIQKNLQAIKSDEFELSIYFGKNLSSRYERLSRSIYALFRAPFIRVYFEKVKGDLWRLKTVRPIPFSEIPESHHEFVIQVMQEFLNRRKDQTLKARSHKYDLAILVNPKEKLPPSDEEAIKKFIKAADRYQIWAEVIEPNEAARLMTFDGLFIRETTSVDHHTYRMARRGEAEGLVVIDDPQSILRCCNKVFLHEILKHNNIAAPQTRVFSSTRYMEEIRGLKYPLILKDPDSSFSMGVKKVNSSEEFIAQAEEFFKDTDLLIGQEFMPTDFDWRVGVINHQAIYVCKYFMAQSHWQIINSNGERGIEEGGAETFEVEKAPSGLIETALRATRLIGDGLYGVDLKEINGKYYVIEVNDNPSIDEGYEDRILKGELYAKIMSVFRDRLEARAR encoded by the coding sequence ATGAAGAATCTCGTCGTAGTGAACAATGTGGCTGACTGGAAAATAGGAAAGGCCGACTTTGATCTCGTGAGTGCCAAGGACTATCTGACCGATCAGAAGTATCAGGATTCCAAGCGCTATCGTGTCTATAATCTCTGTCGGCGCTATAGCTATTGCAGTTTTGGGTACTATGTATCATTGCTGGCTCAGGCCCGGGGCCACCGCCCTTTGCCAAGTGTTTCAACGATATTGGACCTCAAGCAAGCCGGTATGATTCGTCATGGGAGTGACGAGCTAGAAGATTTGATTCAAAAAAATCTTCAAGCGATCAAATCAGATGAGTTTGAATTGAGTATCTATTTTGGAAAAAATCTTTCATCTAGGTACGAGAGACTATCGCGAAGTATCTATGCTTTGTTCCGCGCTCCCTTTATTCGAGTTTACTTTGAGAAGGTGAAGGGAGATCTATGGAGACTAAAAACAGTCAGACCCATTCCATTCAGTGAAATTCCTGAAAGTCATCATGAGTTCGTGATTCAAGTCATGCAGGAATTTTTGAATCGTCGAAAAGATCAGACTCTCAAAGCAAGATCCCATAAGTATGACTTGGCGATACTGGTGAATCCCAAAGAAAAACTACCCCCTTCTGACGAGGAGGCCATTAAAAAGTTTATTAAGGCTGCGGATCGGTACCAAATTTGGGCCGAGGTCATCGAACCAAATGAGGCTGCGCGACTGATGACTTTTGATGGATTGTTTATTCGGGAGACGACTTCAGTGGATCATCACACGTATCGAATGGCTCGTCGGGGCGAGGCAGAGGGACTTGTCGTGATTGACGATCCACAAAGTATTTTGCGCTGTTGCAACAAAGTTTTTCTTCATGAGATTTTGAAACACAACAACATTGCGGCCCCTCAAACACGGGTTTTCAGTTCAACTCGTTACATGGAGGAGATCAGAGGTCTCAAATATCCTTTGATTTTGAAAGACCCAGACAGTTCATTTTCGATGGGAGTAAAAAAAGTTAACTCAAGTGAAGAGTTCATCGCTCAGGCAGAGGAGTTTTTTAAAGATACGGACCTCCTCATAGGTCAGGAATTTATGCCAACAGATTTTGACTGGAGAGTGGGGGTGATCAATCACCAGGCCATTTATGTGTGCAAATACTTTATGGCACAAAGCCACTGGCAGATTATCAATTCCAATGGCGAACGGGGTATTGAGGAAGGGGGAGCGGAAACATTTGAAGTCGAAAAGGCCCCTTCCGGACTCATTGAAACAGCACTTCGGGCTACAAGATTAATCGGAGATGGCTTATACGGGGTGGATCTCAAAGAAATTAATGGTAAGTACTATGTGATTGAAGTGAATGACAACCCGAGTATAGATGAGGGCTATGAAGACAGAATTCTTAAGGGTGAGCTTTATGCAAAGATAATGTCTGTGTTTCGTGATCGTCTTGAGGCGAGGGCTCGATGA
- a CDS encoding glutamate--cysteine ligase produces MSELGLGEGFGVELEYMVVDIESLDIRPVVDQLIELEVGSIVNEVEGRDIGWSNELALHVLELKNLDPTFPFGRLLPSFNREIEKINQHLQRHFNCQLLPSAMHPWMNPEKESRLWPHGNRQIYEKFHEVFGCSGHGWTNLQSVHMNFSFATSDEFRRLHRAVRLILPLIPAFSASSPFWEGRRGPDFDTRLYVYLNNQTRIPEIMGEAIPDDVSSINEYKEHILEPMYRAISPYDPEGILQHEWLNSRAAIPKFNYGCLEVRLMDIQECPEQDLSLIWFFRSLVNQLLSQTWTSEQEQAAIDSFLLKDLLERAATSASRTVFRSQGWLSQFGIDAEILSARELDHELLGRIGVSESEAVFLKGVGEILRSGTLAERMVRATGSLVSPATLRPTYQKLAKCLGTGTRFDA; encoded by the coding sequence ATGAGTGAATTGGGCTTGGGCGAAGGATTCGGGGTCGAACTCGAATACATGGTTGTCGATATTGAGAGTTTGGATATTCGTCCTGTTGTGGATCAGCTCATTGAGTTGGAGGTCGGCTCCATCGTAAATGAGGTTGAGGGCCGCGATATAGGCTGGTCAAATGAGCTGGCATTGCATGTTTTGGAACTCAAGAATCTGGATCCCACTTTTCCGTTTGGGCGACTCCTTCCGAGTTTTAATAGGGAAATTGAAAAGATCAATCAGCACTTACAGAGGCACTTCAACTGTCAGCTGCTTCCGTCAGCCATGCATCCTTGGATGAATCCGGAAAAGGAGAGTCGCCTCTGGCCACATGGGAATCGTCAAATCTACGAAAAATTCCATGAGGTTTTCGGTTGTTCGGGACATGGATGGACGAATCTTCAAAGTGTGCACATGAATTTTTCCTTTGCCACAAGCGATGAATTTAGAAGATTGCACCGGGCCGTTCGCTTGATTTTGCCCCTTATTCCGGCCTTTTCTGCGAGTTCGCCCTTCTGGGAAGGACGACGGGGACCTGATTTTGACACCCGACTCTATGTTTACCTGAATAATCAAACTCGAATTCCGGAGATCATGGGGGAAGCGATTCCAGACGATGTTTCTTCTATCAATGAATACAAGGAGCATATTCTTGAACCCATGTATCGAGCCATCTCTCCCTATGATCCAGAGGGGATTCTGCAACATGAATGGCTCAATTCCCGAGCGGCAATCCCAAAGTTTAATTATGGCTGCCTTGAAGTGCGTCTGATGGACATTCAAGAGTGTCCAGAGCAAGATTTATCGCTCATTTGGTTTTTTCGAAGCCTAGTGAATCAGCTGCTTTCTCAGACATGGACAAGTGAACAGGAGCAGGCTGCGATTGATAGTTTTCTGCTGAAGGATCTTTTGGAGAGGGCCGCGACCAGTGCGAGTAGAACTGTATTCAGATCCCAGGGGTGGCTTTCTCAATTTGGAATTGATGCCGAAATTTTGAGTGCGCGTGAATTGGACCATGAATTGTTGGGGAGGATTGGCGTTTCGGAATCTGAAGCGGTCTTTTTAAAAGGTGTGGGTGAGATTCTAAGGTCAGGTACTTTGGCTGAACGTATGGTTCGAGCCACAGGTTCGCTGGTGTCTCCGGCCACTTTGAGACCGACCTACCAGAAATTGGCCAAGTGTTTAGGCACAGGAACTCGATTTGATGCCTAA
- a CDS encoding dienelactone hydrolase family protein: MIFISLSCAKYDFASKTSNTSQDSNLPPDDDEDPPPKPSTPPPQDAGIDPSNGSGGSLRPGSSLTTSGGATIYLPTSYVGSKASPVIILFNMDVSQWKTIADRDRIAVVDTNSYNDVNLIFDRIDESQKILESSYNVDRARTYFAGWSAGGNISIIYGSDPKNANSLAGIMVFPGSGGYYARNNFNAASQQGKRAVPIYYAVGDRDTSTGYYPGVLDEAEILSSITGYKNRIKTKIWPGVGHALKNQANEEAWQWIKAFNSKSN; this comes from the coding sequence TTGATCTTTATTTCATTGTCTTGCGCAAAATACGATTTTGCTTCCAAAACCAGCAATACAAGTCAGGACTCTAACTTACCGCCTGATGACGATGAGGATCCTCCTCCAAAACCCAGCACCCCCCCACCACAAGATGCAGGAATTGACCCTTCGAACGGGAGCGGAGGATCGCTACGACCCGGAAGCTCATTGACGACAAGTGGAGGCGCAACTATCTATCTCCCCACCAGTTATGTCGGCTCCAAAGCCTCTCCCGTCATCATACTTTTTAATATGGACGTATCCCAGTGGAAGACAATTGCGGACAGAGATCGGATCGCAGTCGTGGACACGAACTCCTACAATGATGTCAATTTGATTTTTGATCGTATTGATGAAAGCCAAAAAATTCTTGAAAGCAGCTACAATGTGGATCGAGCTCGAACCTATTTCGCCGGCTGGTCTGCAGGTGGTAATATCTCAATTATCTATGGCTCCGATCCAAAAAATGCAAATTCCTTGGCTGGAATAATGGTATTCCCGGGATCAGGCGGTTACTATGCTCGCAATAACTTTAATGCTGCCTCCCAACAGGGCAAACGGGCCGTACCGATCTACTATGCAGTCGGAGATCGAGACACTTCCACTGGATATTATCCCGGAGTTCTTGATGAAGCTGAAATCCTCTCCTCAATTACAGGCTACAAAAATCGGATTAAGACAAAAATCTGGCCTGGCGTCGGCCACGCTTTAAAAAATCAAGCCAACGAGGAAGCTTGGCAATGGATCAAAGCATTTAACTCAAAATCCAACTGA
- a CDS encoding acetyl-CoA C-acetyltransferase → MIPRRVAVVGGLRIPFARSMGKYMGFSNQELMTFVLQGLVNKYNLRDEVLGDVVLGAVMKHSADFNLARECTMGSGLSAMTPAFDIQQACGTSLEAAMLVANKIALNQIDVGIAGGTDTNSDLPIVFSKKFSHRMVKTASGRSTWEKLKPWMNFNPMELVPVAPGVLEPRTRLSMGQSCELMAKEWNLTREEQDQLAFESHTKAAKAYEEGFYNDLIVPFNNVTKDNNMRADTTVEKLATLKPAFDRKSGRGTLTAGNSTPLTDGASGVLLASEDWAKLKGLPILAYFTFSGTAAVDYVKNEGLLMAPAYAVPKMLARANLKLQDFAYYEIHEAFAAQTLCTLKAWESADFCKNKLGLNSPLGSIDRSKMNTKGGSVAVGHPFAATGTRIVAGLAKLLAGKPGKKGLISICTAGGMGVTAILEGA, encoded by the coding sequence ATGATCCCACGTCGAGTTGCTGTTGTTGGCGGATTACGAATTCCCTTTGCGAGGAGCATGGGCAAGTACATGGGCTTTAGCAACCAAGAGCTCATGACTTTTGTGCTTCAGGGTCTTGTGAACAAATACAATCTCCGCGATGAGGTCCTCGGAGACGTTGTGCTCGGAGCCGTCATGAAGCACTCGGCCGATTTTAATCTCGCGCGCGAATGCACAATGGGCAGCGGTCTTTCAGCGATGACTCCCGCATTTGACATTCAACAAGCTTGCGGAACAAGTCTCGAAGCTGCCATGTTAGTTGCCAATAAAATAGCCCTTAATCAAATTGATGTGGGCATTGCCGGCGGAACAGACACAAACAGCGATCTCCCTATCGTTTTTAGCAAGAAATTTAGTCACCGCATGGTCAAAACGGCCAGTGGACGCTCAACCTGGGAAAAACTAAAGCCCTGGATGAATTTTAATCCAATGGAACTCGTGCCAGTGGCACCGGGCGTTTTGGAACCGCGCACTCGCTTATCTATGGGGCAGAGTTGTGAACTCATGGCTAAAGAGTGGAACCTGACTCGGGAGGAACAAGATCAGTTGGCTTTTGAAAGCCACACAAAAGCCGCGAAGGCCTATGAGGAAGGGTTTTACAATGATCTTATCGTGCCATTTAACAATGTCACCAAAGACAACAATATGCGTGCTGATACCACAGTGGAAAAACTAGCCACTCTCAAACCAGCATTTGACAGGAAGAGCGGACGCGGAACGCTAACCGCCGGCAACTCGACTCCCCTCACCGATGGTGCCTCCGGAGTTCTTCTTGCGAGCGAGGATTGGGCCAAGCTCAAAGGCTTACCCATTCTGGCCTACTTTACTTTTTCAGGAACGGCGGCTGTTGACTATGTTAAAAACGAGGGACTCCTGATGGCACCTGCCTACGCTGTGCCAAAAATGCTTGCAAGAGCCAATCTCAAGCTCCAGGATTTTGCCTACTATGAAATTCACGAAGCTTTTGCCGCTCAAACCCTTTGCACACTGAAAGCCTGGGAATCAGCTGATTTCTGCAAAAACAAGCTTGGCCTCAATAGCCCACTAGGAAGCATTGATCGGTCAAAGATGAACACCAAAGGAGGGAGCGTCGCTGTTGGGCATCCTTTTGCTGCAACAGGTACGCGAATTGTCGCTGGATTGGCAAAACTTCTTGCTGGAAAACCCGGAAAAAAGGGATTGATTTCGATTTGTACTGCAGGCGGAATGGGTGTTACAGCGATATTGGAAGGCGCATAG
- a CDS encoding N-formylglutamate amidohydrolase, translated as MPKRQFLFLCEHASPSLPGWARPFFPKKAKEILESHRGWDAGAPHLAKLLSLGLKGPLHCGRHSRLLLDLNRSVHSKNLWSYWSKKMPEALKEKALSEFYVPYREHASRDLARLVNRGPVGVFAVHSFVPVLNGKTRSTDVGLLFHHASDKERLLAESLRFYLSRQLPDWKIHFNLPYRGFTDCFLNDLSEQYQANSDVVGLFLEFNQSRLGTLSERRRLSETMRKSILLACGLN; from the coding sequence ATGCCTAAGAGACAATTTCTGTTCCTATGCGAACATGCTTCCCCTTCACTGCCAGGATGGGCCCGTCCCTTTTTTCCTAAAAAGGCAAAAGAAATTCTAGAATCACACAGGGGCTGGGATGCAGGAGCGCCGCATCTTGCGAAGCTTCTTTCTCTCGGCTTGAAGGGGCCGTTGCATTGTGGAAGGCATTCGCGATTGCTGTTGGATCTCAATAGATCAGTTCATTCGAAAAATCTTTGGTCCTATTGGTCGAAAAAAATGCCCGAGGCCTTGAAGGAGAAAGCCCTGTCGGAATTCTATGTCCCGTATCGAGAGCATGCCAGTCGAGACTTGGCTCGATTGGTGAACCGTGGTCCAGTTGGTGTCTTTGCGGTTCATTCGTTTGTTCCTGTCTTGAATGGAAAGACAAGATCGACCGATGTGGGCCTTTTATTTCATCATGCTTCGGATAAGGAGCGACTTCTCGCGGAGTCACTGAGGTTTTATCTGAGTCGTCAGCTACCTGATTGGAAAATTCATTTTAATCTTCCCTACAGGGGATTCACTGACTGCTTTCTGAATGATCTCAGCGAACAATACCAGGCGAATTCAGATGTGGTGGGTTTGTTTTTGGAATTCAATCAAAGCAGACTGGGAACTTTGTCGGAAAGGCGCAGACTCAGCGAGACGATGAGAAAGTCGATTCTTTTAGCATGTGGATTGAATTAA
- the pip gene encoding prolyl aminopeptidase: MKYRKFESPTNGASSKANTNLRSLFPMIQPYRTSRLKVSEVHEIYYEEVGNPDGQPILFLHGGPGGGIAPVYRQFFDPKIFRVVLIDQRGAGKSLPHAEIRENTTWDLVDDIEKVRKILSIDRWLVFGGSWGSTLSLAYAETHPDRVRGLILRGIFLCRPKEIEWFYQKGADSIFPDAWEKYLAPISQDERHNLVSAYYRRLTDENKEVRLQAARAWSIWEASTSFLYQDQEVIGTFSEPEFATAFARIECHYFVNNAFLKSDNWLLENIGRIRQIPCEIVQGRYDIVCPMTSAWELSRAWPEAKLHIIPDAGHSAMEEGIRSRLIEITERMALLNQ; the protein is encoded by the coding sequence ATGAAATACAGAAAGTTTGAGTCACCAACAAACGGGGCTTCCTCTAAAGCGAACACAAATTTGCGTTCGCTTTTTCCTATGATTCAACCCTACAGAACCTCACGCCTCAAGGTTTCTGAAGTTCATGAAATCTATTACGAAGAGGTTGGCAACCCAGATGGACAGCCCATTCTTTTTCTCCACGGAGGACCAGGCGGCGGTATCGCACCGGTTTACCGACAGTTTTTTGATCCGAAGATATTTAGAGTTGTCCTTATTGATCAACGCGGAGCTGGCAAGAGTCTCCCGCATGCCGAGATCAGAGAGAACACCACTTGGGATTTGGTCGATGATATCGAAAAAGTGAGAAAGATTTTAAGCATAGATCGATGGCTCGTTTTTGGCGGGAGCTGGGGAAGCACCCTTTCTCTCGCCTACGCAGAAACACACCCAGACAGGGTCAGAGGTCTTATTCTTCGCGGTATTTTCCTTTGCCGACCAAAGGAAATTGAATGGTTTTATCAGAAGGGCGCCGACTCGATTTTTCCAGATGCATGGGAAAAATATTTGGCACCCATATCCCAAGATGAGCGCCACAATCTCGTTTCGGCCTATTACCGAAGATTGACCGATGAAAACAAAGAGGTTCGACTTCAAGCTGCGAGAGCCTGGAGTATTTGGGAAGCTTCCACTTCTTTTTTATATCAAGACCAGGAAGTCATTGGAACGTTCAGCGAACCTGAGTTTGCCACTGCCTTCGCCAGAATCGAATGCCACTATTTTGTTAATAATGCTTTTTTAAAATCAGACAATTGGCTTCTTGAAAACATTGGAAGAATTCGCCAGATACCTTGTGAAATTGTGCAGGGGCGCTATGACATAGTTTGCCCGATGACGAGCGCTTGGGAATTGAGTCGCGCTTGGCCCGAGGCCAAGTTGCACATTATTCCCGACGCAGGCCACTCGGCCATGGAAGAAGGAATACGGTCCCGCCTGATTGAGATTACAGAACGCATGGCACTGCTCAATCAATAG
- a CDS encoding PaaI family thioesterase yields MKEKSLQDTYARNSICFGCGPQNQKGLRIKSFVRNKEVICDWIPDTHHEAFPGILNGGIIGSLLDCHCNWTAAWHLMEKNGMESPPCTVTAEYSIQLKRPTPSNQPVHLVARVIESTERKAIVEAELRTDDEICATCRGTFIAVKPDHPAYHRWS; encoded by the coding sequence ATGAAAGAGAAATCTCTCCAGGACACGTACGCAAGAAATAGTATTTGCTTTGGCTGTGGTCCTCAAAATCAAAAAGGTTTACGTATCAAGAGCTTTGTGCGCAACAAAGAAGTCATTTGCGACTGGATTCCGGACACTCACCACGAGGCTTTTCCCGGAATACTCAACGGCGGAATCATTGGATCTCTGCTTGATTGTCATTGCAATTGGACTGCCGCCTGGCACCTGATGGAGAAAAATGGAATGGAATCTCCCCCCTGTACGGTCACAGCAGAATATTCGATTCAGCTAAAGCGTCCCACCCCATCGAACCAGCCTGTGCACCTTGTTGCACGAGTCATTGAGTCGACAGAAAGAAAGGCCATCGTAGAGGCGGAATTGAGGACTGATGATGAAATCTGCGCCACTTGCCGAGGAACCTTCATCGCGGTAAAACCAGATCATCCCGCCTATCATCGGTGGTCTTAA
- a CDS encoding cyclic nucleotide-binding domain-containing protein, translated as MDKIRDLKRGDLLFKEGEPITHVHVVQSGKLNLFVERSGRKIEILEAKASQVLGESALFGMNAKHIVSAEAAVPTKIMEVPIEVFKSQIETSQPGLKLLIKSLVEESKNSRQLIRSLKMEKDSSPCPQFSIPTLFCLLGLVARHSGHVDPAHSEKIKLDWTVLKIFTTRMFKESLIRMQSVVEILKKLGKAEIHLEKNEDEIDEIVAVTLTDVSLIEEFAEFYQYNLYKPGKSEIIYVDAMALKVATALVEVGKDESVDFRGAVRINYEVILKQVKDQFKFDLKTLHLDSLEKKGLFVKRQPNDKGQVFLSYDKVEFNNMLRYWQIISEIDKWNQKGFVDLKEQAEKVSEASADESHCPSCDGPVSNQQKFCPGCGFKLMAA; from the coding sequence GTGGACAAGATAAGGGATCTGAAGCGCGGAGATCTACTTTTTAAAGAAGGGGAGCCCATCACTCATGTTCATGTTGTTCAGTCCGGAAAGCTCAATCTGTTCGTAGAACGATCTGGGCGAAAGATTGAGATTCTTGAGGCAAAAGCCTCGCAAGTTCTCGGGGAATCCGCACTTTTTGGAATGAATGCAAAACATATCGTATCTGCCGAGGCGGCCGTCCCGACGAAAATCATGGAAGTTCCAATTGAGGTATTTAAGTCGCAGATCGAGACTTCACAACCCGGGTTGAAGCTTCTCATTAAGAGTTTGGTTGAAGAATCAAAAAATAGCCGTCAGTTGATTCGATCTTTAAAAATGGAAAAGGACAGCAGTCCTTGTCCTCAATTTTCTATCCCCACGCTATTTTGTCTACTGGGGCTGGTGGCACGCCATTCCGGACATGTGGATCCCGCTCATTCAGAAAAGATAAAGTTAGACTGGACAGTGCTCAAAATATTTACGACCAGAATGTTTAAGGAATCTCTCATAAGAATGCAATCCGTGGTCGAGATCCTGAAAAAACTAGGAAAGGCCGAGATACATTTAGAAAAGAATGAAGATGAGATCGATGAAATCGTTGCTGTTACTTTGACAGACGTATCCTTGATTGAGGAATTTGCCGAGTTTTATCAATACAATCTTTACAAACCTGGAAAAAGCGAAATTATCTACGTAGATGCAATGGCTTTAAAGGTTGCGACAGCCCTTGTTGAAGTGGGAAAAGACGAGAGCGTGGATTTTCGTGGGGCTGTCAGGATCAATTATGAGGTCATCCTAAAGCAAGTTAAGGATCAGTTCAAATTTGATTTAAAAACTCTGCATCTTGATTCTTTGGAAAAGAAGGGTCTATTTGTGAAGCGACAGCCAAACGATAAAGGGCAAGTCTTCCTTAGCTATGACAAGGTGGAATTTAATAATATGCTCCGATATTGGCAGATCATTAGCGAAATAGATAAATGGAACCAAAAGGGATTTGTGGACCTCAAAGAGCAAGCCGAGAAAGTTTCTGAAGCTTCGGCCGATGAGTCCCATTGTCCCTCCTGTGACGGACCTGTCAGCAATCAACAGAAATTTTGTCCAGGCTGTGGCTTTAAATTGATGGCAGCCTAA